From Micromonospora echinospora:
GCCGGCTGGCGGGCGTACTCGGGATCTGGTGCCGGGTCGCCGTGGCCGGGCGGGCACCGGTGGTGGTCGACCTGGGCTGCGGCGCGACCAAGCAGTGGCCGGGCAACCTGGGGCTGGACATCTATCCGGCGCCGGGGGTGAACGCGGTCGCCAATCTCGCCGGCTCGCTGCCGCTGCGCGACGACTCGGTGGACGTGTTCTTCGCCGTGCACATCGTCGAGCACCTGATCGACTTCCTGCCGCTGTTCGACGAGTGCCACCGGGTGCTGCGGCCCGGCGGGGTGCTCCACGTGATGAGTCCCTGGTGGCGGCACGTCAACGCGGTTGCCGACCCGACCCACGTACGCCTGCTGGACGTGCAGACGTTCAAGGGCATCTGCGCTCAGCGCCCACCGGGTACGCCGCGCTGGTATCCGCTGCACGTGGGCTGCGACGGCGCGTCGATCTTCGCCGACCTCACTCCCCTGCCCCCGGACGCGCCACCCCCACCCGCGTCCCACCTGGCCCGCTTCTTCGACTGACCACACCACCCCGCACCCCCGGGCCAACCCGGACCACCCCGTTGAT
This genomic window contains:
- a CDS encoding methyltransferase domain-containing protein; this encodes MVAMGQTALSGERLRQTDDFLAEAWADLARHDERLRGTTVEVRFDRGVAHLTGAVADPAQLRLVRELIGRLAGVLGIWCRVAVAGRAPVVVDLGCGATKQWPGNLGLDIYPAPGVNAVANLAGSLPLRDDSVDVFFAVHIVEHLIDFLPLFDECHRVLRPGGVLHVMSPWWRHVNAVADPTHVRLLDVQTFKGICAQRPPGTPRWYPLHVGCDGASIFADLTPLPPDAPPPPASHLARFFD